Proteins encoded by one window of Marixanthomonas sp. SCSIO 43207:
- the lpdA gene encoding dihydrolipoyl dehydrogenase: MSKYDVIVLGSGPGGYVAAIRASQLGLKTAVIEKESLGGVCLNWGCIPTKALLKSAQVFDYLNHAEDYGLTVKGADKDFGKVIERSRGVANGMSKGVQFLMKKNKIDVIDGFGKLKPGKKVDVDGKEYSADHIIIATGARSRELPNLKQDGKKVIGYREAMSLNKQPKKMIVVGSGAIGVEFAHFYNAMGTEVTIVEFLPNLVPLEDEEVSKQFEKSFKKAGIKVMTNSSVEKVDTSGKTVKATVKTKKGEETLEADIVLSAVGIAANIENIGLEDVGIVTDKGKIMVNDYYQTNIPGYYAIGDAVPGQALAHVASAEGITCVEKIAGMNVEPIDYGNIPGCTYATPEIASVGMTEKQAKEAGYELKIGKFPFSASGKASAAGTKDGFVKVIFDAKYGEWLGCHMIGAGVTDMIAEAVLGRKLETTGHEVLKAVHPHPTMSEAVMEATAAAYDEVIHL, from the coding sequence ATGAGTAAATACGACGTAATCGTTTTAGGAAGTGGTCCCGGTGGCTATGTTGCTGCAATCAGGGCTTCACAATTAGGCTTAAAAACAGCTGTTATTGAAAAGGAAAGCCTGGGAGGCGTTTGCCTTAACTGGGGTTGTATACCAACCAAAGCATTATTAAAAAGTGCGCAGGTTTTTGATTATCTAAACCACGCCGAAGATTACGGTCTTACGGTAAAAGGTGCAGATAAAGACTTCGGAAAAGTAATTGAACGTAGCCGTGGCGTTGCCAACGGAATGAGTAAAGGTGTTCAATTCTTAATGAAGAAAAATAAAATTGACGTTATTGATGGCTTCGGAAAACTGAAACCCGGTAAAAAAGTTGATGTTGACGGTAAAGAATATTCTGCAGATCACATTATCATTGCAACCGGTGCACGTTCTCGTGAATTGCCTAACTTAAAACAAGACGGTAAAAAAGTAATTGGTTACCGCGAAGCAATGTCTCTAAACAAGCAACCTAAAAAAATGATTGTGGTTGGTAGTGGTGCCATTGGTGTTGAGTTTGCTCATTTTTATAACGCAATGGGTACCGAAGTTACCATCGTAGAGTTTTTACCAAATTTAGTTCCACTAGAAGACGAAGAGGTTTCAAAACAGTTTGAAAAATCCTTCAAAAAAGCAGGAATTAAGGTGATGACTAATTCTTCCGTAGAAAAAGTAGATACATCTGGTAAAACTGTAAAAGCAACAGTAAAAACTAAAAAAGGCGAAGAAACGCTTGAGGCAGACATTGTACTTTCTGCTGTAGGTATTGCCGCAAATATTGAAAACATAGGCCTTGAAGATGTTGGTATCGTTACCGATAAAGGTAAAATTATGGTAAACGATTATTACCAAACGAACATTCCTGGTTATTACGCTATTGGGGATGCTGTTCCCGGACAAGCATTAGCGCACGTTGCTTCAGCTGAAGGGATTACTTGTGTTGAAAAAATTGCCGGAATGAACGTTGAACCTATTGATTATGGTAACATTCCAGGTTGTACCTATGCAACGCCAGAAATTGCAAGTGTAGGTATGACAGAGAAACAAGCTAAAGAAGCTGGATATGAGCTTAAAATCGGTAAATTCCCGTTCTCTGCCAGTGGTAAAGCAAGTGCAGCTGGAACAAAAGATGGTTTTGTAAAAGTAATCTTTGATGCTAAATACGGCGAGTGGTTAGGTTGCCATATGATTGGCGCCGGTGTAACCGATATGATTGCTGAAGCTGTTCTAGGTAGAAAACTAGAAACAACAGGACACGAAGTGTTAAAAGCAGTACATCCACACCCAACGATGAGTGAAGCGGTAATGGAAGCAACTGCTGCTGCTTATGATGAAGTGATTCATTTATAA
- the msrB gene encoding peptide-methionine (R)-S-oxide reductase MsrB, giving the protein MNKKEYPIQKTEAQWREELGDERYRILRESGTERPHTGKYNIHFEDGTYKCGACNTPLFKSDSKFESSCGWPSFDEAIDGAVEYVRDTSFGMIRTEILCATCGSHLGHVFNDGPTQTGQRYCVNSLSVNFEEK; this is encoded by the coding sequence ATGAATAAAAAAGAATATCCCATACAAAAAACAGAAGCTCAATGGCGAGAAGAATTAGGTGATGAACGCTACCGCATTCTTCGTGAATCTGGTACAGAACGCCCACACACGGGTAAGTACAACATTCACTTTGAAGATGGCACCTATAAATGTGGCGCGTGCAATACCCCACTTTTTAAAAGCGACAGTAAATTTGAAAGTAGCTGCGGCTGGCCCTCTTTTGACGAAGCCATTGATGGCGCCGTAGAATATGTGCGCGATACTTCTTTCGGGATGATACGAACAGAAATTCTTTGCGCTACCTGCGGAAGTCATTTAGGCCATGTTTTTAATGACGGTCCTACGCAAACAGGACAGCGATATTGTGTAAATTCGCTTTCAGTTAATTTTGAAGAAAAATAA
- the msrB gene encoding peptide-methionine (R)-S-oxide reductase MsrB — MKKILFLICSLVLLSCNSKAQQKKEQKEFSVTKTEAEWKAELTELEYYVLREAGTERPFSSELNSNKKKGTYVCAACGTPLYKSENKFDSGTGWPSFDRFIEGNVEFSTDNKLGYTRNEEHCATCGGHLGHVFNDGPRETTGKRHCINGAALDFIPAENE, encoded by the coding sequence ATGAAAAAGATCCTTTTTTTAATCTGCAGTCTAGTTTTGCTTAGTTGCAATTCAAAGGCACAGCAGAAGAAAGAACAAAAAGAGTTTTCGGTTACCAAAACTGAAGCTGAATGGAAAGCAGAATTAACCGAATTAGAGTATTATGTGCTTCGCGAAGCAGGAACCGAACGTCCTTTTTCAAGTGAATTAAACAGTAACAAAAAGAAAGGAACTTACGTTTGCGCAGCGTGTGGTACGCCGCTTTACAAAAGTGAAAATAAATTTGACAGCGGTACAGGTTGGCCAAGCTTTGATCGATTTATAGAAGGAAATGTTGAATTTTCAACCGATAACAAGTTAGGCTACACACGTAATGAAGAACATTGTGCTACCTGTGGCGGACACTTAGGCCACGTTTTTAATGACGGCCCAAGAGAAACCACCGGAAAAAGACATTGTATCAATGGTGCAGCGTTAGATTTTATACCAGCAGAAAATGAATAA
- a CDS encoding collagen-like protein, with product MKQILLFLALSSTFLFSSCEGDPGPPGPPGDDFLAQTFEVTTTLSFNPQSNLYQTNRISYPFEVFESDAVLAYRLETVDEDGFDVWTQLPQNFYISNGDVIQYIHLQTFVDVQVLIDGNYDPQTLPLDLTDNQTFRFVVVPAEFADAQMSMDEAIERFNIQF from the coding sequence ATGAAACAAATACTTTTATTTTTAGCACTTTCAAGCACCTTTTTATTTTCATCATGTGAAGGCGATCCGGGACCTCCAGGACCTCCGGGAGATGATTTTTTAGCCCAAACTTTTGAAGTCACTACTACTTTATCATTTAATCCTCAAAGCAATCTATATCAAACAAATAGGATTTCATATCCTTTTGAGGTTTTTGAAAGTGACGCGGTATTAGCCTATAGGTTAGAAACCGTTGATGAAGATGGTTTTGATGTATGGACACAACTTCCTCAAAACTTTTACATAAGTAATGGCGATGTTATTCAGTACATACACCTACAAACTTTTGTAGATGTTCAAGTTTTAATTGATGGAAACTATGATCCTCAAACGCTTCCTTTAGATTTAACAGATAATCAAACTTTCAGGTTTGTAGTAGTTCCAGCAGAGTTTGCTGATGCTCAAATGAGCATGGACGAAGCCATTGAAAGGTTTAACATTCAATTCTAA
- a CDS encoding M48 family metallopeptidase — MIYKKTLSLLAVMAFAIACSTNPFTGKKTLALVPNSQILPMAFEQYNQFLAENKVVRGTADAQMIQRVGQKIAKASERYLTANGYAGYLKNYRWEYNLVQDEAVNAWCMPGGKIVFYTGILPVTQNEAGVAAVMGHEVAHALANHGQQRMSAAQLQQLGAVAGNLALAKNPENQQMFNQYYGVGTQVGVMLPFSRSNESEADKIGLTLMAIAGYEPMAAAELWQRMKQQGGGAPPEILSTHPSSDTRIQNIKSWVPTAKAEARKYGVTSFKK, encoded by the coding sequence ATGATATACAAAAAAACACTATCCTTACTAGCAGTTATGGCATTTGCTATAGCTTGTAGTACAAATCCTTTTACTGGCAAAAAAACGTTGGCACTTGTACCCAATTCTCAAATTTTGCCTATGGCATTTGAGCAATACAATCAATTTTTGGCAGAAAATAAGGTTGTTAGAGGTACAGCAGACGCCCAAATGATACAACGTGTTGGACAAAAAATAGCCAAAGCTTCTGAACGCTATTTAACAGCAAACGGATATGCCGGGTATTTAAAAAATTATAGGTGGGAATATAATTTGGTTCAAGATGAAGCTGTAAATGCTTGGTGTATGCCGGGAGGAAAAATAGTTTTTTACACAGGAATTTTACCGGTAACACAAAACGAAGCCGGCGTTGCAGCCGTTATGGGGCACGAAGTTGCCCACGCATTGGCCAATCACGGACAGCAGCGTATGAGCGCAGCGCAATTACAGCAACTTGGAGCAGTTGCTGGAAACCTAGCTTTGGCAAAAAATCCTGAAAACCAACAAATGTTTAATCAATATTATGGAGTAGGAACTCAAGTAGGAGTAATGTTACCTTTTAGTAGAAGTAATGAGTCTGAAGCCGATAAAATAGGATTAACATTAATGGCTATTGCTGGGTATGAACCTATGGCGGCAGCAGAATTATGGCAACGTATGAAACAACAAGGTGGAGGAGCACCTCCAGAAATATTAAGTACGCATCCTTCTAGTGATACTCGTATTCAAAACATAAAAAGTTGGGTACCTACTGCAAAAGCAGAAGCTAGAAAATATGGAGTTACTTCTTTTAAGAAATAA
- a CDS encoding MFS transporter translates to MINLPKGSKKLLNAWAFYDWANSVYSLVIASAIFPIFYGALTLTKDENGTILNDTVTFLGIDFNNDTLISYVTAAAFLVVSILSPLLSGIADYVGNKKVFMKFFCYLGAVSCIGLYWFSLDYLWFGLLCYFLALIGFWASLVFYNSYLPDIAFPEQQDKISAKGYSLGYVGSVVLLVICLVMILMYETFGFEDEGLPTRLSFVLTGIWWIGFSQYTYYYLPKGNKKQKFTKHLLFNGFKELQKIWHKLGHTKSLKRYLAAFFVYSMAVQTIMLVATYFGIEELDWGKTDATTGLIVSILLIQLVAVLGAFLTSRASARFGNINTLIVLNIIWICICVYAYTITSPNQFYVTAGFVGLVMGGIQSLSRSTYSKLIPEGAVDTASYFSFYDVSEKIGIVIGMFSYGYVAQVTGSIRYAVLFFILFFVIGLILLFRVPRKETV, encoded by the coding sequence ATGATCAATTTACCAAAAGGAAGTAAAAAACTACTAAATGCTTGGGCATTTTATGACTGGGCAAACTCTGTGTATAGCTTGGTTATTGCATCTGCAATTTTCCCAATTTTTTATGGTGCTTTAACATTAACCAAAGATGAAAACGGAACCATATTAAATGATACCGTTACTTTTTTGGGAATTGATTTTAACAATGATACGTTAATAAGTTACGTAACCGCAGCAGCTTTTTTAGTGGTTTCAATCTTGAGCCCGTTATTGAGTGGTATCGCCGACTATGTAGGTAATAAGAAGGTATTTATGAAGTTTTTCTGCTATTTAGGAGCGGTTTCTTGTATTGGATTATATTGGTTCTCACTAGATTACTTATGGTTTGGACTGCTTTGTTATTTTCTAGCTTTAATTGGCTTTTGGGCTAGTTTGGTTTTTTACAACTCCTATTTGCCAGATATTGCTTTTCCGGAGCAGCAAGATAAAATAAGCGCAAAGGGATATTCCTTGGGTTATGTAGGGAGTGTTGTGCTTTTAGTTATTTGTTTGGTGATGATCCTAATGTATGAAACATTTGGGTTTGAAGACGAAGGATTGCCTACTCGTTTATCATTTGTTTTAACTGGAATTTGGTGGATAGGGTTTAGTCAATACACCTATTATTACCTTCCGAAGGGAAATAAAAAACAAAAATTTACCAAACATCTTTTATTTAACGGCTTTAAAGAATTACAGAAAATTTGGCATAAGCTAGGTCATACAAAAAGTTTAAAACGATATTTAGCTGCCTTTTTTGTGTATAGTATGGCAGTACAAACCATTATGCTTGTTGCTACGTACTTTGGTATTGAAGAATTAGACTGGGGTAAAACAGATGCAACCACAGGATTGATTGTAAGTATTTTGCTAATACAATTGGTGGCCGTTCTAGGGGCATTTCTTACATCAAGAGCTTCAGCAAGATTTGGAAACATCAACACATTGATTGTGTTAAACATAATTTGGATTTGTATTTGTGTGTACGCCTATACCATTACTAGTCCTAATCAATTTTATGTAACTGCTGGATTTGTAGGTTTGGTTATGGGTGGTATTCAGTCTTTATCGCGTTCTACGTATTCAAAATTAATACCCGAAGGTGCTGTAGATACTGCTTCATATTTTAGTTTTTATGATGTTTCTGAAAAAATAGGCATCGTAATAGGAATGTTCAGCTATGGTTATGTGGCACAGGTTACAGGTAGTATTCGGTATGCGGTATTATTTTTTATTCTGTTTTTTGTGATAGGGCTTATATTGTTATTTAGAGTGCCAAGAAAAGAAACAGTATAA
- a CDS encoding head GIN domain-containing protein, which translates to MKTLKKSILIAFIALTAQLTVAQSWNKSKIKGNGNVTTKTVSTSDYDHIHVTGSMDVTLVHGDEGTITVKTDENLHEHLEISSNGNTLTISVKKDRSISTKKGIDITVPFKDLSEVSLVGSGDITATKTIKANDFDASVTGSGDVILKVETNSLNAKITGSGDMKLTGKTENFELKLSGSGDFDGRSFDANDTQVYVSGSGDAMVSAKKSLKARVNGSGDISYKGNPSNSDTKVMGSGTIKSM; encoded by the coding sequence ATGAAAACACTAAAAAAATCTATTCTCATAGCTTTTATAGCGTTAACTGCTCAACTAACAGTAGCGCAAAGCTGGAACAAATCAAAAATTAAAGGAAATGGAAATGTAACAACCAAAACCGTTTCAACTAGCGATTATGATCATATTCACGTTACAGGTTCTATGGATGTAACCCTGGTACATGGTGATGAAGGAACTATTACTGTTAAAACTGATGAAAACCTTCACGAGCATCTAGAAATAAGCAGCAATGGAAATACGTTGACTATTTCAGTAAAAAAAGACCGGTCAATAAGTACCAAAAAAGGAATTGATATAACAGTGCCTTTTAAAGATCTTTCTGAAGTTTCCTTAGTAGGTTCTGGAGATATAACGGCAACAAAAACTATTAAAGCCAATGATTTTGACGCAAGTGTAACAGGGTCTGGTGATGTAATTTTAAAAGTTGAAACCAACTCCTTAAATGCAAAAATTACAGGGTCTGGCGATATGAAATTAACCGGAAAAACAGAAAACTTTGAGTTAAAACTAAGCGGTAGCGGTGATTTTGATGGTAGAAGTTTTGATGCCAATGATACTCAAGTATACGTATCCGGCTCTGGAGATGCAATGGTCTCGGCCAAGAAGAGCTTAAAAGCCCGCGTAAATGGATCTGGTGATATTTCGTATAAAGGAAACCCTTCAAATAGCGATACCAAAGTAATGGGAAGCGGAACAATCAAATCTATGTAA
- a CDS encoding RNA polymerase sigma factor, which yields MTLTDQHIDSLLELCKRGNQLAQLEVYNRYQRAMYNVAVRIVKDTAEAEDVMQESFITAFNKLESFKGTATFGSWLKRIVINNSISQYKKQQRFIDVQDEVIETTLEESAGVSEDDYNNDKVASILSCMGTLHNSYQQILTLHLIEGYDYEEICEILDISYANCRTLVSRAKESLRKKLKIAS from the coding sequence TTGACATTAACCGACCAACATATTGATTCATTATTAGAACTCTGTAAAAGAGGAAACCAATTAGCACAACTAGAGGTTTATAATCGCTATCAACGTGCTATGTATAATGTTGCTGTGCGTATTGTAAAAGATACCGCAGAAGCAGAAGATGTTATGCAAGAATCTTTTATTACAGCTTTTAATAAACTGGAAAGCTTTAAGGGTACAGCCACATTCGGGTCTTGGTTAAAGCGTATTGTTATCAACAATAGTATTTCACAATACAAAAAACAACAACGCTTTATTGATGTACAAGATGAAGTAATTGAAACAACTCTTGAAGAAAGTGCCGGTGTGAGTGAAGATGACTATAACAATGACAAAGTTGCCTCAATACTCAGCTGTATGGGAACGCTTCATAACAGTTATCAACAAATATTGACATTACATTTAATTGAAGGATATGATTATGAAGAAATATGCGAAATACTTGATATAAGTTATGCCAATTGCAGAACACTTGTTTCTAGAGCTAAAGAAAGTTTACGTAAAAAATTAAAAATAGCGTCATGA
- the lon gene encoding endopeptidase La, translating to MANSKVKTLDSLSLQELEQDAELIPLMTAEDEDAMNKEELPEILPILPLRNTVLFPGVVVPITAGRDKSIKLINETNKGTKTIGVVSQKDEDVEDPGLNEINTIGTVAKILRVLKMPDGNTTVIIQGKKRFEATEVITTEPYMTATIREVKEAKPAKENEEFSAIIDSIKEIALEIIKGSPNIPSEAAFAIKNIESNSFLINFVSSNLNISVQEKQTLLEINDLKERALETLKHMNVELQKLSLRNDIQSKVQSDINQQQREYFLQQQMKTIQEELGGNSNEAEIEEMRQKAKEKKWGEEVQQHFEKEITKLQRMNPQVAEYSIQRNYLDLLIELPWNEFSKDKFDLKRAKKILDRDHYGLDDVKKRIIEYLAVLKIRNDMKSPILCLYGPPGVGKTSLGKSIAEALGREYVRMSLGGLRDEAEIRGHRKTYIGAMPGRIIQNLKKAGTSNPVFVLDEIDKLAVGSQGDPSSAMLEVLDPEQNSEFYDNFLELGYDLSKVMFIATSNSLSTIQPALRDRMEIINVTGYTVEEKVEIGKRHLLPKQLEEHGLTKDDLKIGKRQLEKIVEGYTRESGVRGLEKQIAKMVRYAATKIAMEEEYEKKVTNDIIVEALGSPKLERNKYENNDVAGVVTGLAWTRVGGDILFIESTLSKGKGQLNMTGNLGKVMKESATIALEYIKSNAEVLGISPDIFEKYNVHVHVPEGATPKDGPSAGITMLTSLVSLFTQRKVKKSIAMTGEITLRGKVLPVGGIKEKILAAKRAHIKEILLCEDNKRDIDEIKPEYLKGLTFHYVKDMSDVLDLALTKQKVKNAKKL from the coding sequence ATGGCCAATTCAAAAGTAAAAACATTAGACAGTTTGTCATTACAAGAATTAGAGCAAGATGCAGAATTAATTCCTTTAATGACTGCCGAAGATGAAGATGCAATGAATAAAGAAGAATTGCCGGAAATACTTCCTATTCTTCCGTTACGAAATACAGTGTTGTTTCCGGGAGTAGTTGTTCCTATTACCGCTGGGCGTGATAAATCTATCAAACTTATAAACGAAACCAATAAAGGCACTAAGACCATTGGTGTAGTTTCACAGAAGGATGAAGATGTGGAAGACCCGGGTTTAAACGAAATAAACACTATAGGTACGGTTGCAAAAATTTTGCGCGTTTTAAAAATGCCTGACGGAAATACAACTGTTATTATTCAAGGTAAAAAACGCTTTGAAGCAACAGAAGTCATCACGACCGAACCCTATATGACGGCAACCATTCGTGAAGTAAAGGAAGCTAAACCTGCAAAAGAAAACGAAGAATTTTCTGCAATTATTGATTCTATTAAAGAAATAGCTCTCGAAATAATTAAAGGAAGCCCCAATATCCCTTCTGAAGCGGCTTTTGCAATTAAAAACATTGAAAGTAATTCGTTTTTAATCAATTTTGTTTCTTCAAATTTGAATATTTCAGTTCAAGAAAAACAAACTTTACTAGAGATAAATGACCTTAAAGAACGCGCTTTAGAAACTTTAAAACATATGAATGTTGAATTGCAAAAACTTTCCTTGCGCAATGACATTCAATCAAAAGTGCAAAGTGATATCAATCAGCAACAGCGCGAGTATTTTCTTCAGCAACAAATGAAAACCATTCAAGAAGAGTTGGGTGGAAATTCAAATGAAGCCGAAATTGAAGAAATGCGCCAAAAAGCCAAAGAAAAAAAATGGGGTGAAGAGGTGCAGCAGCATTTTGAAAAGGAAATTACCAAGTTACAACGTATGAATCCGCAAGTTGCAGAATACAGCATACAGCGTAACTATCTAGACCTATTGATTGAATTACCTTGGAATGAATTCAGCAAAGATAAGTTTGACCTTAAACGAGCTAAAAAAATTCTAGATCGCGATCATTATGGACTCGATGATGTAAAAAAACGAATTATAGAATACCTTGCAGTATTAAAAATCCGAAATGACATGAAATCACCTATTTTATGTCTTTATGGTCCTCCGGGAGTTGGTAAAACATCTTTAGGTAAATCAATAGCCGAAGCTTTAGGTAGAGAATATGTGCGTATGTCTTTGGGTGGTTTACGTGATGAGGCCGAAATAAGAGGTCACCGTAAAACATATATTGGTGCAATGCCGGGACGAATTATTCAAAACCTAAAAAAAGCAGGAACAAGCAATCCGGTTTTTGTTTTGGATGAAATTGATAAACTAGCGGTTGGTAGTCAGGGAGATCCTTCTTCTGCAATGCTTGAAGTACTAGATCCTGAACAAAACAGCGAATTTTACGATAACTTTTTAGAATTGGGTTATGACCTTTCAAAAGTAATGTTTATCGCAACGTCAAACAGTTTAAGTACTATTCAACCTGCGCTTCGTGACCGTATGGAAATTATCAATGTAACGGGTTATACAGTAGAAGAAAAAGTTGAAATAGGAAAAAGACACTTATTGCCAAAGCAATTGGAAGAACACGGATTGACAAAGGATGATCTTAAAATAGGGAAGAGACAATTAGAAAAAATAGTTGAAGGATATACCCGAGAAAGCGGTGTTCGTGGATTAGAAAAACAAATTGCAAAAATGGTTCGCTATGCTGCTACCAAAATTGCAATGGAAGAAGAATATGAGAAGAAAGTAACCAATGATATCATTGTTGAAGCACTAGGAAGTCCAAAACTAGAACGTAATAAATATGAAAACAATGATGTTGCGGGAGTAGTAACCGGACTGGCTTGGACACGAGTTGGCGGAGATATTTTATTTATAGAATCTACACTTTCAAAAGGTAAAGGGCAATTAAATATGACCGGAAACCTAGGAAAAGTAATGAAAGAGTCTGCTACGATTGCTTTGGAGTATATTAAATCTAATGCTGAAGTATTGGGTATTTCTCCAGATATATTTGAGAAATATAACGTTCACGTTCACGTTCCTGAAGGGGCAACCCCAAAAGATGGTCCGAGTGCGGGGATTACAATGTTAACTTCTCTGGTTTCGTTGTTCACCCAACGTAAAGTAAAGAAAAGTATCGCTATGACAGGTGAAATAACCTTACGAGGCAAAGTACTTCCCGTTGGCGGAATCAAAGAAAAAATCTTAGCTGCCAAACGGGCGCACATCAAGGAAATCTTGTTATGCGAAGACAATAAGCGCGATATCGATGAAATTAAACCTGAATATTTAAAAGGGTTGACATTTCATTATGTTAAAGACATGAGTGATGTTCTAGATTTAGCACTTACCAAACAAAAAGTAAAGAACGCTAAAAAATTATAA
- the porQ gene encoding type IX secretion system protein PorQ encodes MNQKVYYLLFIILISTSALSQVGGRATYQFLNLVNSPRQAALGGKTVTNYDYDPTQALFNPAAINPEMDNQFSLNYSNYIGDVNYGTAAYAYAWDRRTQVITAGVTYINYGKFDGYDEQGNATNTFSGGEVAVSFGHARNIAFTDFYVGANLKFISSKLEQYTSLGVATDIALMYVYEEWDLHITGVARNLGTQITPYQETYEKLPFEVVLGISQTLKNIPIRWHFTLENMQRWNVAFANPNRDETDLEGNTTSEKINFIDNAFRHMILGVEIFPEGGFNLRLGYNFRRAEELRILEQRAFAGLSAGFSIKLNKLRLSYSYAQYSLAASTSTFGLNIDLQ; translated from the coding sequence ATGAACCAAAAGGTTTACTATTTACTATTTATAATCTTAATTTCAACTTCTGCACTTTCACAAGTAGGAGGTCGTGCCACATACCAGTTTTTAAACCTTGTCAACTCACCACGCCAAGCAGCATTGGGAGGTAAGACTGTTACCAATTATGATTATGACCCTACCCAAGCACTTTTTAATCCTGCTGCCATAAACCCTGAAATGGATAATCAATTTTCACTTAATTATTCAAATTATATAGGTGATGTTAATTATGGTACAGCAGCATACGCATATGCTTGGGATCGTCGTACACAAGTAATCACAGCAGGTGTAACTTATATTAACTACGGAAAGTTTGATGGCTACGACGAACAGGGAAATGCCACAAACACCTTCAGTGGTGGAGAAGTAGCTGTTTCATTTGGGCATGCTCGCAATATTGCCTTTACAGATTTTTATGTTGGCGCCAATCTTAAATTTATTTCATCAAAGCTAGAACAATATACTTCTTTAGGCGTAGCAACAGATATTGCATTAATGTATGTGTATGAAGAATGGGATTTGCACATAACAGGAGTAGCTAGAAATTTAGGTACCCAAATAACTCCGTACCAAGAAACGTATGAAAAATTACCATTTGAAGTTGTTTTAGGAATTTCTCAAACACTTAAAAACATTCCTATTCGGTGGCATTTCACATTAGAAAACATGCAACGATGGAATGTAGCTTTTGCAAATCCAAACCGAGATGAAACCGATTTAGAAGGTAATACCACAAGTGAAAAAATTAATTTTATTGATAATGCTTTTAGGCATATGATTTTAGGTGTCGAGATATTCCCTGAAGGCGGTTTCAACTTAAGATTAGGATATAATTTCAGAAGAGCAGAAGAGTTGCGTATTCTAGAACAAAGAGCATTTGCAGGTTTAAGCGCCGGTTTTTCTATAAAACTTAATAAACTTCGGTTAAGTTATTCCTATGCACAATACAGTTTAGCTGCATCAACCAGTACCTTTGGGCTTAATATTGATTTACAATAA
- the cmk gene encoding (d)CMP kinase, protein MRKITIAIDGYSSTGKSTVAKQLADWLEYVYIDTGAMYRAVTLYALEHNFISKEKFDKEGLIKSLSEIQLDFRKKSPTHKAEIFLNQQNVEDKIRTLHVSEFVSPVATISEVRKKLVEQQQKMGSEKGVVMDGRDIGTVVLPNADLKIFMNASAKERAKRRYQELVERGEKVTYDDVLKNVEERDRIDTTRKDSPLQKATDAIEIDNSEMNLEDQFHIILQLAKDRIAGRV, encoded by the coding sequence ATGCGTAAAATTACCATTGCCATAGACGGATATTCATCAACAGGTAAAAGTACTGTTGCTAAGCAACTGGCAGATTGGCTTGAATATGTTTATATCGATACCGGAGCAATGTACCGTGCTGTGACATTGTATGCTTTGGAACATAATTTTATTTCAAAAGAAAAGTTTGATAAAGAAGGATTAATTAAAAGTCTTTCTGAAATTCAATTAGATTTCAGAAAAAAAAGTCCTACACATAAAGCTGAAATATTTCTGAACCAACAAAATGTTGAAGACAAAATAAGAACGTTACATGTTTCAGAATTTGTAAGCCCTGTTGCAACCATATCTGAAGTACGAAAAAAGCTCGTTGAGCAACAACAAAAAATGGGTTCAGAAAAAGGTGTGGTAATGGATGGTCGTGATATTGGCACTGTTGTATTGCCCAATGCCGATTTAAAAATCTTCATGAACGCCTCTGCCAAAGAACGTGCTAAGCGACGCTATCAAGAACTTGTTGAGCGAGGAGAAAAGGTTACTTATGATGACGTACTCAAAAATGTAGAAGAACGCGATCGTATTGATACCACACGTAAAGATTCACCATTACAAAAAGCTACAGATGCCATAGAAATTGATAACAGTGAGATGAATCTTGAAGATCAATTTCATATTATTCTTCAATTAGCAAAAGACCGCATTGCCGGTAGAGTTTAG